Proteins found in one Ovis aries strain OAR_USU_Benz2616 breed Rambouillet chromosome 19, ARS-UI_Ramb_v3.0, whole genome shotgun sequence genomic segment:
- the LOC780455 gene encoding caspase-14 isoform X1: MEGSLGSGRLSRSDGQPAPPKISPATEELQSRLQETLDLLSSQELRSFRDHLKKVEPRVSQLKLELEGKTPSGLAKLLAKHYYPPAVANGVLVQVLRLLPRADLLPRWQSAPTDCPVIPRKSLKRSYDCVDGELQYRYDLSGKRKAFLMCVKKNRPGAHQDVLLMKNWLNECKFEETLCIDPDKMDLLEKITSFRDELNEIKDNIGCCLVTLMSHGEEGFIKMKDGEKVSLEDIFEMFNNKNCPALQEKPKIFIIQACRGERRDSGVETDDEPMDLDDGSEKKRLPTFSDYFIIYPTQADHVALRDPRTGSVMIKEMTEVFKQYGNKWHLADFFTIVNNRVVHRDFSLYNKPVKISLVMESTLTKFVYF; the protein is encoded by the exons ATGGAGGGGAGCCTGGGAAGCGGCCGGCTCTCGAGGTCAGACGGTCAGCCGGCGCCTCCGAAGATCTCGCCGGCCACAGAGGAGCTGCAGAGCCgcttgcaggagaccctggactTGCTTTCCTCGCAGGAGCTGCGCAGCTTCCGCGACCACCTTAAGAAAGTGGAGCCGCGCGTGAGCCAGCTGAAGCTGGAGCTGGAGGGCAAAACCCCGTCGGGGCTGGCCAAGCTTCTTGCCAAGCACTACTACCCGCCGGCCGTCGCCAACGGCGTCCTTGTCCAGGTGCTGCGGCTGCTACCCCGCGCAGACCTGCTGCCGCGCTGGCAGAGCGCCCCCACCGACTGCCCTG TGATTCCACGAAAGAGTCTAAAGAGAAGCTATGACTGTGTGGATGGTGAATTG CAGTACCGTTATGACCTAAGTGGCAAGCGGAAGGCCTTCCTCATGTGTGTGAAGAAGAACAGGCCAGGAGCTCACCAGGATGTCCTACTGATGAAGAATTGGCTTAACGAGTGCAAGTTCGAAGAGACATTGTGCATCGATCCTGACAAAATG GACTTACTTGAAAAAATAACATCTTTTCGTGATGAGctaaatgaaattaaagataaCATTGGATGTTGCCTCGTTACTCTTATGTCCCATGGAGAAGAAGGTTTTATCAAAATGAAAGATGGTGAAAAAGTCAGCCTGgaagatatttttgaaatgtttaacaATAAAAATTGTCCAGCACTTCAAGAGAAACCAAAAATCTTTATAATCCAGGCCTGCAGAGGAG agagaagagacagtGGTGTTGAAACAGATGATGAACCCATGGACTTAGATGATGGATCAGAGAAGAAGAGGCTGCCTACATTCAGTGACTATTTCATCATATATCCCACCCAAGCAG ATCATGTCGCTTTACGGGATCCCCGCACCGGCTCTGTGATGATCAAGGAGATGACCGAAGTCTTTAAGCAGTATGGGAATAAGTGGCACCTCGCTGACTTCTTTACCATA GTGAATAACCGAGTGGTGCACCGTGACTTTAGTCTGTATAACAAACCAGTAAAAATATCGCTGGTAATGGAGTCGACTTTAACAAAGTTTGTATACTTTTGA
- the LOC780455 gene encoding caspase-14 isoform X2: MEGSLGSGRLSRSDGQPAPPKISPATEELQSRLQETLDLLSSQELRSFRDHLKKVEPRVSQLKLELEGKTPSGLAKLLAKHYYPPAVANGVLVQVLRLLPRADLLPRWQSAPTDCPVIPRKSLKRSYDCVDGELYRYDLSGKRKAFLMCVKKNRPGAHQDVLLMKNWLNECKFEETLCIDPDKMDLLEKITSFRDELNEIKDNIGCCLVTLMSHGEEGFIKMKDGEKVSLEDIFEMFNNKNCPALQEKPKIFIIQACRGERRDSGVETDDEPMDLDDGSEKKRLPTFSDYFIIYPTQADHVALRDPRTGSVMIKEMTEVFKQYGNKWHLADFFTIVNNRVVHRDFSLYNKPVKISLVMESTLTKFVYF; encoded by the exons ATGGAGGGGAGCCTGGGAAGCGGCCGGCTCTCGAGGTCAGACGGTCAGCCGGCGCCTCCGAAGATCTCGCCGGCCACAGAGGAGCTGCAGAGCCgcttgcaggagaccctggactTGCTTTCCTCGCAGGAGCTGCGCAGCTTCCGCGACCACCTTAAGAAAGTGGAGCCGCGCGTGAGCCAGCTGAAGCTGGAGCTGGAGGGCAAAACCCCGTCGGGGCTGGCCAAGCTTCTTGCCAAGCACTACTACCCGCCGGCCGTCGCCAACGGCGTCCTTGTCCAGGTGCTGCGGCTGCTACCCCGCGCAGACCTGCTGCCGCGCTGGCAGAGCGCCCCCACCGACTGCCCTG TGATTCCACGAAAGAGTCTAAAGAGAAGCTATGACTGTGTGGATGGTGAATTG TACCGTTATGACCTAAGTGGCAAGCGGAAGGCCTTCCTCATGTGTGTGAAGAAGAACAGGCCAGGAGCTCACCAGGATGTCCTACTGATGAAGAATTGGCTTAACGAGTGCAAGTTCGAAGAGACATTGTGCATCGATCCTGACAAAATG GACTTACTTGAAAAAATAACATCTTTTCGTGATGAGctaaatgaaattaaagataaCATTGGATGTTGCCTCGTTACTCTTATGTCCCATGGAGAAGAAGGTTTTATCAAAATGAAAGATGGTGAAAAAGTCAGCCTGgaagatatttttgaaatgtttaacaATAAAAATTGTCCAGCACTTCAAGAGAAACCAAAAATCTTTATAATCCAGGCCTGCAGAGGAG agagaagagacagtGGTGTTGAAACAGATGATGAACCCATGGACTTAGATGATGGATCAGAGAAGAAGAGGCTGCCTACATTCAGTGACTATTTCATCATATATCCCACCCAAGCAG ATCATGTCGCTTTACGGGATCCCCGCACCGGCTCTGTGATGATCAAGGAGATGACCGAAGTCTTTAAGCAGTATGGGAATAAGTGGCACCTCGCTGACTTCTTTACCATA GTGAATAACCGAGTGGTGCACCGTGACTTTAGTCTGTATAACAAACCAGTAAAAATATCGCTGGTAATGGAGTCGACTTTAACAAAGTTTGTATACTTTTGA